In Anaerolineales bacterium, one DNA window encodes the following:
- a CDS encoding SUMF1/EgtB/PvdO family nonheme iron enzyme — MKLFKNKKFYTALSFFIVVLITVTSIWNLDVLIRFYNVYQNGTLSMERIRLDIASFNIGRKSSVIPVDVKTSQADGMVQVLVPEGEFLMGRGNESSGADSPQHTVHLDAFWIDKYEVSNAMYRTCMRAGGCMGLVSDNVYYENWMYRDHPVTYVTWEQAQVYCQWAGRRLPTEAEWEKAARGIDGRLYPWGNEPPNPRLANFRESLIHEAVSVHRYPLGASPYGALNMSGNAREWVADWYDPHYYLSTPYNNPQGPADGQERSLRSGSYNEDGREISITRRYRHQPYSAGLSRGFRCAQDGN, encoded by the coding sequence ATGAAGTTATTCAAGAACAAAAAATTCTATACAGCCCTGTCATTTTTCATTGTTGTATTAATTACCGTCACTTCCATTTGGAATTTAGATGTATTGATTCGTTTCTACAACGTCTACCAAAACGGCACATTGAGCATGGAAAGAATCCGTTTGGATATTGCCTCCTTCAACATCGGGCGTAAATCATCCGTCATCCCGGTGGATGTGAAAACTTCGCAAGCAGATGGGATGGTGCAGGTTCTGGTACCTGAGGGAGAGTTTCTCATGGGCAGGGGGAACGAGAGCAGCGGTGCTGATTCCCCCCAGCACACCGTCCATCTGGATGCGTTTTGGATCGATAAATATGAAGTCAGCAATGCCATGTATCGAACATGCATGCGGGCTGGAGGCTGCATGGGGCTTGTCTCAGACAATGTCTATTACGAAAATTGGATGTATCGGGATCATCCCGTGACCTACGTCACCTGGGAGCAGGCGCAGGTCTATTGTCAATGGGCAGGCAGGCGCCTGCCCACGGAGGCAGAGTGGGAAAAAGCCGCGCGCGGTATAGACGGGCGCTTGTATCCCTGGGGGAACGAGCCGCCGAATCCGCGCCTGGCGAATTTCCGCGAGAGCCTGATTCACGAGGCGGTTTCGGTCCACCGCTATCCGCTGGGGGCAAGCCCGTATGGCGCTCTGAACATGTCCGGTAATGCGCGCGAATGGGTGGCAGACTGGTATGACCCGCACTACTATCTCTCGACCCCTTACAACAATCCGCAGGGGCCCGCAGACGGGCAGGAACGGTCCTTGCGCAGTGGCTCCTACAACGAGGACGGGCGTGAAATTTCAATAACCCGCCGTTACCGTCATCAACCGTATTCCGCCGGGTTAAGCCGCGGGTTCCGCTGCGCGCAGGATGGCAATTAA
- the amrB gene encoding AmmeMemoRadiSam system protein B, whose amino-acid sequence MNVLDLRPSPIAGTWYEGNPKSLAARVDKYLAEASVPEIKGEIIAVIAPHAGHTYSGAVAAYAFAALRGLSPELVVILSPFHNYAPYPLITTSHQAYATPLGSIEVDESVLEELQKNLDIPITPIPNDNEHSLEIELPFLQRVFQNGFKLLPVMICAQEQGVAQKLGLALAHILKNKNSVIVASTDLSHFYDQGTANLLDHEMLRRFESFDPPSIFEAEHTGKGFACGHAAVAATLWATQSLGADKVQILHYATSGDVTKDYSSVVGYGAAVVIKS is encoded by the coding sequence ATGAACGTGCTTGACCTCCGTCCCTCTCCCATCGCGGGGACGTGGTACGAAGGCAATCCAAAATCCCTCGCCGCCCGCGTGGATAAGTATCTTGCGGAAGCAAGCGTGCCTGAAATCAAAGGGGAAATCATCGCCGTCATCGCCCCCCACGCAGGTCATACATATTCAGGCGCAGTTGCCGCGTACGCCTTCGCCGCGCTGCGCGGACTCAGCCCCGAACTGGTTGTAATCCTTTCGCCGTTTCATAACTACGCACCGTATCCGCTCATTACCACCAGCCATCAAGCCTATGCCACGCCTCTTGGCAGCATCGAAGTGGATGAATCCGTTCTGGAAGAGCTGCAAAAAAATCTCGACATCCCCATCACCCCCATTCCAAATGACAACGAACATTCACTCGAAATTGAGCTCCCGTTTTTACAGCGCGTTTTCCAAAATGGCTTCAAGCTTTTGCCGGTGATGATCTGCGCACAGGAGCAGGGCGTGGCCCAAAAATTGGGGCTGGCGTTGGCGCACATACTCAAAAACAAAAACTCCGTCATCGTCGCCTCCACCGACCTCTCCCATTTCTACGATCAAGGGACTGCAAATCTCCTGGACCACGAAATGTTGCGGCGTTTTGAGTCATTCGATCCCCCTTCCATCTTCGAAGCCGAACATACAGGCAAAGGCTTCGCCTGCGGACACGCTGCGGTTGCCGCAACACTTTGGGCCACCCAGAGCCTCGGTGCGGATAAAGTCCAAATCCTGCACTACGCCACATCGGGCGACGTTACAAAAGATTATTCGTCCGTGGTGGGGTACGGCGCGGCTGTTGTCATTAAATCATGA
- a CDS encoding PLP-dependent aminotransferase family protein — protein sequence MTLQTFQTLIPPGFIDLGAGDPQLELLPLQLLRTAAQERLGQNDHAFLQYGAEQGDGYFRDALANFLTPRYGFPVSHDGLFVTTGISAALDLLCTLYTKPGDTILVEEPTYFLALRIFADHDLNVVSIRTDEAGLDMDALSDALKTHRPKFFYIIPTFQNPSGHTLPPERREQIVSLAQKHDFLIFADEVYQFLCYTQAPPKPFGAYIDSEHVIALSSFSKILAPGLRLGWMHTHPAIMHRLNTCGLLDSGGGMNPFTSAILRTVIESGGLEKNIAKLVKVFSKRVKTMAESLRRHVPQAQFTTPHGGYFFWLRLPNNDTQEIQKKAQAHQMGLRPGIRFSSRNGLRDYMRLSISFYEDEQISEGILRLKNCMEGN from the coding sequence ATGACCCTTCAAACCTTTCAAACCCTCATCCCGCCCGGCTTTATTGACCTGGGCGCCGGCGACCCTCAACTTGAACTCCTCCCCCTGCAATTGCTTCGCACTGCCGCGCAGGAGCGGCTCGGTCAAAACGACCATGCCTTTTTGCAATACGGCGCCGAGCAGGGCGATGGATATTTCCGCGATGCCCTCGCAAACTTTTTAACGCCGCGGTACGGCTTTCCTGTTTCTCATGACGGACTTTTCGTCACCACGGGCATCTCCGCGGCGCTCGACCTGCTCTGCACACTTTACACAAAACCCGGTGACACCATCTTAGTGGAGGAGCCGACCTATTTTCTCGCATTGCGCATCTTTGCAGACCATGACCTTAACGTCGTCTCCATTCGGACCGATGAGGCGGGTCTCGACATGGACGCTTTATCCGACGCCTTGAAAACACACCGGCCAAAATTCTTCTACATCATCCCCACCTTTCAAAACCCCAGCGGACATACCCTGCCGCCCGAACGCCGCGAGCAGATCGTATCCCTCGCGCAAAAGCATGATTTCCTGATCTTCGCAGACGAGGTCTATCAATTCCTTTGCTACACGCAGGCCCCGCCAAAACCTTTCGGCGCATACATTGACTCGGAACATGTGATCGCCTTAAGTTCATTTTCAAAAATCCTTGCGCCCGGTCTGCGGCTGGGATGGATGCATACCCACCCAGCCATTATGCACAGGCTCAACACCTGCGGCCTGCTGGACAGCGGCGGCGGAATGAATCCATTCACTTCTGCCATTCTGCGCACTGTGATCGAAAGCGGCGGACTTGAAAAAAATATTGCAAAACTTGTGAAAGTATTCAGCAAACGTGTAAAAACCATGGCTGAATCCCTGCGAAGACATGTACCGCAGGCACAATTCACCACACCGCACGGCGGATACTTCTTCTGGCTGCGCCTGCCAAACAATGACACACAGGAAATCCAAAAAAAGGCGCAAGCCCATCAAATGGGTTTGCGCCCCGGTATCCGCTTCTCCAGCCGGAATGGTCTGCGGGATTATATGCGATTAAGCATTTCGTTCTACGAAGATGAGCAAATCAGCGAAGGCATCTTGCGATTAAAGAATTGCATGGAGGGAAATTAA
- the priA gene encoding primosomal protein N': MYARIAVNVSAISGLFDYSIPAEFAPHIQAGCLIVAPFGERTVQGIVIELTDASPIQNPKPITDLLDPAPVLTPPQIALAIRMAESTLNPLAAIVGLMIPTGLSQQADISFELRIKDYEDETSKIATRLVNLLRDRGTLRGRQIDSHFAKVDWRKTANILVKKGVLSTRNVLPPARVRPKHIRVAQLSVKPEAAEAVMESLGSTKQTLARRQAALRFLIQQPDAINLSWIYAEAGCNLADLQELEERGLIRLFENEIFRDPLGKIGNQEKNNELALTPDQIIALQQILERVSTFDENQDKPSVFLLHGVTGSGKTEIYVRAAEEVVRRGKQAIILVPEIALTPQAVRRFLSRFPGQVGLVHSKLSEGERYDTWRRARDGKLNVIIGARSALFSPLPKIGLIVVDECHDASYYQSEPPYYSAVTAAQEYAHLCGAVCVMGSATPTVEQRYQSENRRIEILDLPKRVTDSVLPPVQVVDMREELKNGNRGIFSRSLAESLAETVSRNEQAIIFLNRRGTATYIFCRGCGYVLKCPNCETPLTLHLENKEQLLCHHCGYSRKRPGKCPQCNSDQIREYGLGSEKVEADIKSMFPQVRTLRWDWDTTRQKGAHEIILTHFVNHQADVLVGTQMLAKGLDLPLVTLVGIVLADVGLNLPDPFASEKVFQTLTQVAGRAGRSSRGGKVILQTFMPEHYAIRFAAGHDVNGFYQRELEYRKQLGYPPFAKLARLEYRHADNLKAEADAAKLADRLKVRIEAEDRHQTELIGPVPCFYAKQNGEYRWQIVLRGPDPVSLLRDIRPGDWRIEIDPISLL; the protein is encoded by the coding sequence ATGTATGCGCGCATCGCTGTTAACGTTTCTGCAATCTCCGGGCTTTTTGATTATTCCATTCCTGCGGAATTTGCCCCGCACATTCAGGCGGGCTGTCTCATTGTTGCGCCGTTTGGGGAGCGGACGGTGCAGGGCATTGTCATCGAATTAACGGATGCCTCCCCCATCCAGAATCCCAAGCCGATAACCGACCTGCTCGATCCTGCCCCTGTTCTGACTCCGCCGCAAATTGCACTTGCCATTCGTATGGCAGAGTCCACGCTGAATCCGCTGGCTGCCATCGTGGGGTTGATGATTCCAACTGGCTTGTCCCAACAAGCAGATATATCCTTCGAATTGCGCATAAAAGATTACGAAGACGAAACATCGAAGATCGCAACACGTCTCGTCAACCTTCTTCGTGATCGCGGCACCCTGCGCGGACGCCAGATCGACTCCCATTTCGCCAAAGTGGACTGGCGCAAGACGGCGAACATTTTGGTAAAGAAAGGCGTGCTGTCCACGAGGAACGTTCTGCCGCCTGCCCGGGTGAGACCCAAGCATATTCGCGTCGCTCAACTGTCGGTTAAGCCCGAAGCGGCTGAAGCGGTGATGGAATCGCTCGGTTCCACGAAACAGACTCTGGCGAGGCGTCAGGCCGCACTGCGATTTCTTATTCAACAGCCGGATGCGATCAACCTGTCATGGATCTATGCCGAAGCAGGCTGTAATCTCGCGGACCTGCAGGAACTCGAAGAGCGCGGTTTGATCCGACTGTTTGAAAACGAGATTTTTCGAGACCCGTTGGGGAAGATCGGGAATCAGGAAAAAAACAATGAGTTGGCGCTCACGCCTGATCAAATCATTGCGCTCCAACAAATTCTGGAACGTGTTTCAACCTTTGACGAAAACCAGGACAAACCCTCGGTCTTTCTTCTTCATGGCGTAACGGGTTCAGGCAAAACGGAAATTTATGTACGCGCTGCGGAGGAGGTTGTCAGGCGCGGCAAACAGGCGATCATTCTGGTCCCTGAAATTGCGCTCACCCCGCAGGCGGTCCGTCGGTTTCTATCGCGTTTCCCCGGGCAGGTTGGATTGGTGCATTCGAAACTTTCGGAAGGCGAACGATACGATACCTGGCGGCGTGCTCGTGACGGGAAATTAAACGTCATCATTGGCGCACGCTCGGCATTGTTTTCACCCCTGCCGAAGATTGGTTTGATCGTTGTGGATGAGTGCCACGATGCTTCGTATTATCAAAGCGAGCCGCCATATTACAGCGCAGTAACCGCCGCGCAGGAGTATGCGCATTTATGCGGCGCAGTCTGTGTGATGGGTTCCGCCACGCCAACCGTGGAACAAAGATACCAGTCGGAAAACAGGAGGATCGAAATACTGGATTTGCCAAAGCGTGTCACTGATTCTGTTCTGCCTCCGGTGCAGGTGGTGGATATGCGCGAGGAATTGAAGAACGGCAATCGCGGAATCTTCTCGCGCAGCCTGGCTGAGTCGCTTGCGGAGACGGTCTCACGCAATGAGCAGGCCATCATCTTCCTCAACCGCCGGGGCACCGCCACGTACATCTTTTGCCGGGGCTGCGGGTATGTGTTGAAGTGTCCCAATTGCGAAACGCCGCTGACCTTGCATTTGGAAAATAAGGAACAGCTGCTTTGCCACCACTGCGGATATTCACGCAAACGACCTGGCAAATGTCCGCAATGCAACAGCGACCAGATCCGCGAGTATGGTTTGGGCAGCGAAAAGGTGGAGGCGGACATCAAATCCATGTTCCCGCAGGTGCGGACGTTACGCTGGGATTGGGATACGACCCGTCAAAAGGGCGCGCATGAGATTATCCTGACGCACTTCGTCAATCACCAGGCGGATGTGCTGGTCGGCACGCAGATGCTTGCGAAGGGACTCGATCTGCCATTGGTGACCCTGGTTGGCATCGTGCTTGCCGATGTAGGGTTAAACCTGCCTGACCCGTTTGCAAGTGAAAAGGTCTTTCAAACACTTACCCAGGTGGCGGGCAGGGCGGGACGCTCCTCGCGCGGCGGCAAGGTCATTTTGCAGACCTTCATGCCCGAGCATTACGCGATCCGATTTGCGGCGGGACACGATGTGAACGGTTTCTATCAACGCGAGTTGGAGTACCGCAAACAATTAGGTTATCCGCCATTCGCAAAACTGGCGCGGCTGGAGTATCGCCATGCGGATAATCTCAAGGCGGAGGCGGACGCCGCCAAACTGGCGGACAGGCTCAAGGTCAGGATCGAAGCGGAGGACCGTCATCAAACAGAATTGATCGGACCCGTGCCGTGCTTTTATGCAAAGCAGAACGGTGAGTATCGCTGGCAGATCGTCCTGCGCGGACCGGATCCTGTTTCGCTGTTGCGTGACATCCGGCCCGGCGATTGGCGGATTGAAATTGATCCAATCAGTTTGTTGTAG
- a CDS encoding heterodisulfide reductase-related iron-sulfur binding cluster produces the protein MLTLVEKILFAIAVLVSLFFTYRGMMRIVAHIASGQGSITWSLIWKRIGELIVKVGLFQPVFRFRLGSSILHALIGWGFLSFLLINLADLIYAYTGFRLLDDSGRFGDIYRLIADVANVAIILGILAMAFRRFLLRPATLSTRETTLLHPKARFGILRDSAIVATFILVHNAARFLGESFNLALAGHTDSWQPSISAVSGLWSNVDAQILVAGEHIAFWLSIGAVVAFLPYFPYSKHIHLFFAPINFALKPERKSIGELSYINLEDQSIEQFGAAKMKDLGWEQILDSYACIMCFRCQEVCPAYTTGKLLSPAALEINKRYHLNDGGTTDVALTELISDEAVWACTACGACVDICPVGNEPMRDILDIRRNLSMMESAFPKQLESAFKGMERNQNPWNVSQADRMKWAEDMSVPTIEQNAEPEILWWVGCAPATDSRAQKTAQAFAKILNAAGVNYAVLGNNEACTGDSARRAGREDIFFGLASQNVEILNEVAPKRIVTTCPHCLHTIKNEYPAFGGNYQVIHHTQLINELVGAGKISMNLEGDNMKVTFHDPCYLGRHNKVTDAPRDSLKSAGVETVEMPRNGAKSFCCGAGGAQMWKEEEEGTARVNMARFDEAKSTGADTVAVGCPFCLTMMTDAAKDKGSGMQIKDVAEIVAERLK, from the coding sequence ATGCTCACACTTGTTGAAAAAATCCTCTTTGCAATTGCCGTACTCGTTTCACTTTTTTTCACATACCGCGGTATGATGCGCATCGTCGCTCATATCGCCAGCGGGCAGGGGAGTATCACCTGGTCGCTCATCTGGAAACGGATTGGAGAACTCATCGTCAAGGTGGGGCTGTTCCAACCCGTTTTTCGTTTTCGTCTGGGATCCAGCATTCTGCATGCCCTGATCGGCTGGGGTTTTCTTTCATTCCTTTTAATCAACCTCGCGGACCTGATCTACGCCTACACAGGATTTCGCCTGCTGGATGACAGCGGCAGGTTTGGCGACATCTACCGCCTGATTGCGGACGTGGCAAATGTGGCCATTATCCTCGGCATCCTCGCGATGGCATTCCGCCGCTTCCTCCTGCGACCTGCGACTCTGTCCACGCGCGAGACGACACTGCTTCACCCGAAGGCACGCTTTGGAATCCTGCGTGATTCAGCGATCGTTGCCACGTTCATCCTTGTCCACAATGCGGCACGGTTTTTGGGAGAGTCGTTCAATCTGGCGCTGGCGGGTCATACAGACAGCTGGCAGCCAAGCATCTCAGCCGTATCAGGCTTATGGTCAAATGTGGATGCGCAGATTCTAGTTGCGGGGGAACACATTGCGTTCTGGCTGTCCATTGGCGCGGTGGTTGCTTTTCTTCCGTATTTCCCCTATTCAAAACATATCCATTTATTTTTTGCGCCGATCAATTTTGCGTTGAAACCCGAAAGAAAATCCATCGGCGAACTGAGTTACATCAATCTTGAGGACCAGTCCATCGAACAATTCGGCGCGGCGAAAATGAAGGATTTGGGCTGGGAGCAGATCCTGGACAGCTACGCGTGTATCATGTGCTTCCGCTGTCAGGAGGTTTGTCCCGCGTACACCACTGGAAAGCTGTTATCGCCCGCCGCACTGGAAATTAACAAGCGCTATCACTTGAACGATGGCGGCACAACCGATGTCGCCCTGACGGAGTTGATTTCGGATGAAGCCGTTTGGGCATGCACCGCCTGCGGCGCGTGTGTGGACATCTGCCCTGTTGGAAATGAACCCATGCGCGATATTTTGGACATCCGCAGAAATCTATCCATGATGGAAAGCGCGTTCCCCAAACAATTGGAAAGCGCGTTCAAAGGCATGGAACGCAATCAAAATCCGTGGAATGTTTCGCAGGCTGACCGCATGAAGTGGGCGGAAGACATGTCCGTTCCGACGATTGAGCAAAATGCTGAACCGGAGATTTTATGGTGGGTGGGCTGCGCTCCCGCAACCGACTCGCGTGCGCAAAAGACCGCACAGGCCTTTGCGAAGATCCTGAACGCGGCCGGTGTCAATTATGCGGTGCTTGGAAATAACGAAGCCTGCACAGGCGATTCAGCCCGCCGTGCGGGACGTGAAGACATTTTCTTTGGCCTGGCTTCACAGAATGTGGAAATTCTGAATGAAGTCGCACCAAAACGGATCGTGACGACCTGTCCGCATTGTCTGCATACCATCAAGAATGAATATCCCGCCTTCGGTGGGAATTATCAGGTCATCCATCATACCCAACTTATTAATGAATTGGTCGGTGCTGGGAAGATCTCCATGAATTTGGAAGGCGACAATATGAAGGTCACCTTCCATGACCCGTGCTATCTGGGCAGGCATAACAAGGTCACCGATGCGCCGCGTGATTCGTTGAAGTCCGCTGGTGTGGAGACGGTGGAGATGCCGCGCAATGGAGCCAAGTCGTTTTGCTGCGGCGCGGGCGGCGCGCAAATGTGGAAGGAGGAGGAGGAAGGCACGGCGCGCGTGAATATGGCCCGCTTTGATGAAGCCAAATCCACGGGCGCGGATACGGTGGCGGTGGGCTGTCCCTTCTGTTTGACGATGATGACCGATGCCGCAAAAGACAAGGGCAGCGGGATGCAGATCAAGGATGTGGCAGAGATCGTGGCGGAGCGGTTGAAGTAG